The following are encoded together in the Pygocentrus nattereri isolate fPygNat1 chromosome 3, fPygNat1.pri, whole genome shotgun sequence genome:
- the hacl1 gene encoding 2-hydroxyacyl-CoA lyase 1, which translates to MAEAVTGAQIIAEALKSQNVEYMFGVVGVPVIEVAMAAQAAGIKYVGMRNEQAACYAASAIGYLTGCPAVCLVVSGPGLIHALGGMANANMNCWPVIVIGGSSDQNQETTGAFQEFPQVEACRLYSKFSARPSSLAMIPAVVEKAVRSSIYGRPGACYIDIPGDMVNAKVDRTNVRFVSCCPSPPASLANSQEISEAVGVLKQAQRPLIIIGKGAAYGRAENEIKELVELSGIPFLPTPMGKGVLPDDHPNCVSAARSRALLQADVVLLLGARLNWILHFGFPPRFSPNVKVIQVDVCAEELSNNVRAAAALLGDVRAVVGQLLESLKSDRWRYPSDTEWWITLREKMASNAQISKALALHATLPMNYYTAFHNIAELLPKDCIIVSEGANTMDIGRTMLLNHFPRHRLDAGTFGTMGVGPGFAIASAVLEKSQETGRRVVCVEGDSAFGFSGMEVETMCRYKLPVIIIVINNNGIYSGVDPETWKQMEKMGDMTTVAPPVTLLPEARYEQVMCAFGGCGYLVRTVEELRSALQQSLRDTAMPSLLNVLIDPAADRKQQDFPWLTRSNL; encoded by the exons ATGGCAGAAGCAGTGACAGGAGCTCAGATTATTGCTGAGGCGCTGAAGTCTCAG AATGTGGAGTACATGTTTGGTGTTGTTGGTGTGCCCGTCATTGAGGTGGCCATGGCTGCTCAAGCTGCGGGTATCAAGTATGTGGGAATGCGCAACGAACAAGCA GCCTGCTATGCTGCTTCTGCAATTGGGTATTTGACTGGATG TCCAGCAGTTTGTCTGGTCGTGTCAGGGCCTGGACTGATCCATGCACTTGGTGGAATGGCCAACGCTAATATGAATTGCTG GCCTGTAATAGTCATTGGAGGTTCCTCTGATCAGAACCAGGAGACCACTGGAGCATTTCAAGAGTTCCCTCAG GTGGAAGCCTGTCGCCTTTACAGCAAGTTTTCTGCCCGTCCAAGCAGTCTGGCCATGATTCCAGCTGTAGTTGAAAAG GCTGTAAGGAGCAGCATTTATGGCCGTCCAGGGGCATGCTACATAGACATTCCTGGAGACATGGTGAATGCCAAAGTGGACCGGACCAATGTCAG GTTTGTATCCTGCTGTCCCTCTCCACCAGCGAGCCTGGCAAACAGTCAAGAAATCTCAGAGGCTGTTGGAGTTCTTAAACAGGCTCAGAGACCACTGATCATCATTGGCAAAg GTGCAGCATATGGCAGAGCAGAGAATGAGATTAAAGAACTGGTGGAACTGAGTGGGATACCGTTTCTGCCCACACCAATGGGGAAAGGAGTGCTTCCTGATGACCACCCTAACTGTGTGTCTGCTGCTCGATCCAG AGCTCTACTGCAGGCAGATGTGGTGTTGCTTCTGGGAGCCAGACTCAACTGGATCCTGCACTTTGGCTTCCCACCCAGATTCAGCCCTAATGTAAAAGTAATTCAG GTGGATGTGTGTGCAGAGGAGTTGAGTAATAACGTAAGAgctgctgcagcactgctgggaGACGTGAGGGCTGTAGTGGGCCAG TTGTTAGAGAGCCTGAAGTCAGACAGATGGAGATACCCATCAGACACCGAGTGGTGGATCACACTGAGAGAAAAGATGGCTTCCAATGCTCAGATATCAAAG GCTCTTGCTCTCCATGCCACGCTGCCCATGAACTACTACACTGCATTCCACAATATTGCTGAGCTCCTGCCCAAAGACTGCATCATTGTGAGTGAGGGAGCCAACACCATGGACATCGGCCGCACCATGCTGCTCAACCACTTTCCCCGACACAg ATTGGATGCAGGGACTTTTGGCACTATGGGAGTGGGGCCTGGTTTTGCCATTGCATCAGCAGTACTGGAGAAATCCCAGGAGACAGGACGGAGAGTGGTGTGTGTGGAGGGCGACAGTGCCTTTGGATTCTCAGGCATGGAAGTAGAAACCATGTGCAG ATATAAGCTGCCAGTTATCATAATCGTCATCAACAATAATGGCATCTACAGTGGGGTGGATCCAGAGACATGGAAGCAGATGGAGAAGATGGGAGACATGACCACTGT AGCCCCTCCAGTGACGCTCCTGCCAGAGGCACGGTATGAACAGGTGATGTGTGCGTTTGGAGGCTGTGGGTATTTGGTGCGGACAGTGGAAGAGCTGCGCAGTGCACTACAGCAAAGCCTGAGAGACACAGCCATGCCAAGCCTACTCAACGTGCTTATAGACCCAGCAGCCGACCGCAAGCAACAG GATTTCCCCTGGCTCACTCGCTCCAATCTGTAA